One window of Botrimarina mediterranea genomic DNA carries:
- a CDS encoding circularly permuted type 2 ATP-grasp protein yields MQSQAQSLGGPASTAPNSAEPGSLFAEYAPIAGVYDEMLDETGRSRPAWKGFRSQVAQIGEVELLRRWTQSQRLINENGIVYSAYGDAEGRYRPWALDPSPLLLHESEWGAISQGLSQRASLLELLIADLYGDQQLITSGLLPPEVVYSHPGYRVALHRPPMAKGGRPPNLLFYAADLGRSPDGQWWVLADRTEAPSGVGFALENRLVTSRMLAESFRERRVRRLAPFFLQLQATLRRWAPAGRTNPTIAILSQGAAHPNYFEDAYLARYLGYLLVEGEDLTVRSRQLWMKTLDGLAPIDVLVRRPSTDQCDPLELGGESPVGVAGLVQAERDGALLVANACGSGLVESPIFMSFLPRLCQELLGEDLQLPGVATWWCGDPEALEYVIENLDTLILKTAFRRRGQESLLTNKLRKSPRDALVKMIRSDPVNFVAQEQVNRSASPTYRQGKVQPARVALRAFVVAGDGDYHVMPGALARTSIDSGPLEATLLTGEGSKDVWIVGDKPVEVVTLLPGEHESIELVRIGSELPSRVADNSYWFGRQLERADAAARLVRIVATRLSSEGNAADFPELPALIRALAEKGQIEPGYALAEMRERLPMVELALPREVLNHTQSSSLAATVDRMFASAAKVRDRLSRDTWRIVLRVYEDFRNQDAGGANLTDVLNLTNELIIDLAALGGMVVESMTRTQFYRFLDIGRRLERAMQAIDLLRTCLVESRDVSPALLEALLESADSLMTYRARYRASVKLAPVLDLLVTDETNPRSIAYQLNTLERHIGKLPRADDGGPGAPPEQRLALALSHTVRMADIREICEAYELDNPRPLTRLLSDLERDLPALSHAISLKYLAHSGPPRQLAPT; encoded by the coding sequence ATGCAGAGTCAGGCGCAGTCTCTCGGTGGTCCGGCAAGCACCGCTCCGAATAGCGCCGAGCCTGGATCGCTGTTCGCTGAGTACGCGCCGATCGCCGGCGTCTACGACGAGATGCTCGACGAGACGGGCCGTTCACGGCCCGCCTGGAAGGGCTTCCGCTCGCAGGTCGCGCAGATCGGCGAAGTCGAGCTGCTGCGCCGCTGGACGCAGTCGCAACGGCTGATCAACGAGAACGGCATCGTCTACAGCGCCTACGGCGACGCCGAGGGACGCTACCGCCCCTGGGCGCTCGACCCCTCGCCGCTGCTGCTGCACGAGAGCGAATGGGGCGCCATCTCGCAGGGCTTGTCGCAGCGGGCTTCGCTGCTCGAGCTGCTGATCGCCGACCTCTACGGCGACCAGCAGCTAATCACCTCGGGCCTGTTGCCCCCGGAGGTGGTCTACTCGCACCCGGGCTACCGTGTGGCGTTGCATCGCCCACCGATGGCCAAAGGGGGTCGGCCGCCGAACTTGCTGTTTTACGCCGCGGACCTCGGCCGCTCTCCGGACGGCCAGTGGTGGGTCTTGGCGGATCGGACCGAAGCGCCCTCGGGCGTCGGCTTTGCGCTCGAGAATCGGCTGGTCACTTCACGGATGCTCGCCGAGTCGTTCCGCGAACGCCGCGTCCGGCGTCTTGCGCCGTTCTTCCTGCAACTGCAAGCGACATTGCGTCGCTGGGCGCCCGCCGGGCGCACAAACCCGACCATCGCGATTCTCAGCCAAGGCGCCGCGCACCCCAATTACTTCGAAGACGCTTACCTCGCTCGCTACCTCGGCTATCTGCTCGTCGAAGGCGAGGACCTCACCGTTCGCAGCCGCCAGTTGTGGATGAAAACACTCGACGGCCTCGCGCCGATCGACGTGCTGGTGCGGCGGCCCAGCACCGACCAATGCGACCCGCTCGAACTGGGGGGCGAGTCCCCAGTCGGCGTAGCAGGCTTGGTCCAGGCAGAACGCGACGGCGCCTTGCTGGTCGCCAACGCTTGCGGCAGCGGCCTGGTCGAGTCTCCGATCTTTATGTCCTTCTTGCCACGGCTTTGCCAAGAGCTGTTGGGCGAAGACCTCCAGCTGCCGGGCGTCGCCACTTGGTGGTGCGGCGACCCCGAGGCGCTCGAGTACGTCATCGAGAACCTCGACACCCTGATCCTCAAGACCGCCTTCCGGCGCCGTGGCCAAGAGTCGTTGCTCACCAACAAGCTGCGCAAGTCGCCGCGTGACGCGCTGGTGAAGATGATCCGCAGCGACCCGGTCAACTTCGTCGCCCAGGAGCAAGTGAACCGCTCCGCGTCGCCGACCTATCGTCAAGGGAAGGTGCAGCCCGCGCGGGTGGCGCTGCGGGCGTTCGTCGTCGCGGGTGACGGCGATTACCACGTGATGCCCGGCGCGCTGGCGCGGACGTCGATCGACTCCGGGCCGCTGGAGGCGACGCTGCTTACGGGTGAAGGGAGCAAGGACGTCTGGATCGTAGGAGACAAGCCGGTCGAGGTAGTGACCCTGCTCCCCGGCGAGCACGAGTCGATCGAACTCGTACGGATCGGCTCTGAGCTCCCCAGCCGTGTGGCGGACAACAGCTACTGGTTCGGGCGGCAGCTCGAACGAGCGGACGCCGCGGCGCGGCTGGTGCGCATCGTCGCGACGCGGCTGAGCAGCGAAGGCAACGCGGCGGACTTTCCCGAGCTGCCCGCCCTGATCCGCGCGTTGGCGGAGAAGGGACAGATCGAACCCGGCTACGCCCTGGCCGAGATGCGCGAGCGGTTGCCGATGGTTGAGCTAGCATTGCCGCGCGAGGTGCTGAACCACACACAATCGAGCTCACTTGCGGCGACGGTCGATCGGATGTTCGCGTCGGCCGCCAAGGTGCGAGACCGGTTGTCGCGCGACACCTGGCGGATTGTGCTGCGGGTCTACGAGGACTTCCGCAACCAAGACGCCGGCGGGGCCAACCTCACCGACGTGCTGAATCTGACGAACGAGCTGATCATCGACCTTGCGGCGCTGGGCGGCATGGTGGTCGAGAGCATGACGCGAACGCAGTTCTACCGCTTCCTCGACATCGGCCGGCGCCTCGAACGCGCGATGCAAGCGATCGACCTCTTGCGGACTTGCCTCGTCGAGTCGCGCGACGTCTCCCCTGCCCTGCTCGAAGCGCTCTTGGAGTCGGCCGACAGCCTGATGACCTACCGCGCCCGCTACCGCGCAAGCGTCAAGCTGGCGCCGGTGCTGGATTTGCTCGTCACCGACGAAACCAATCCCCGCAGCATCGCCTACCAACTCAACACGCTCGAACGGCACATCGGCAAGCTGCCCCGCGCGGACGACGGCGGCCCCGGCGCCCCGCCCGAGCAGCGGCTGGCGCTCGCCCTCTCGCACACCGTGCGGATGGCCGACATCCGCGAAATCTGCGAGGCGTACGAACTCGACAACCCACGCCCCCTCACTAGGCTGTTGTCTGACCTCGAACGCGACCTGCCCGCCTTGTCGCACGCGATCTCCTTGAAGTACCTGGCTCACTCCGGCCCACCGCGTCAGCTCGCGCCGACGTGA
- a CDS encoding alpha-E domain-containing protein — MLSRVAESIFWMSRYVERAENVARFIDVNDNLTLGEGVDLSEQWAPLVYTTGDQDLYKELYGEPQREAVLRFLAFDPRNPNSVFSCVAAARENARSVRESITVAMWEQVNKFYLMVQSALQNSRFISEPNQFCDMVRHASHTLVGTTDATMSHNEAWHFSRIGRLLERADKTSRIVDVQYFHLLPGLDDVGSTLDVVRWSALLKSASALTMYRRVHGRITPAEVAEFLILDRDFPRSMRFCLMRAQESISEITGSRPGTFSCRSEKLAGRLRSEMDYTAIDDVVREGMHEYIDAFQRRLNDIGDALLKDFFTLDTDAKPPKQTQFQRMLH; from the coding sequence GATGAGCCGCTACGTCGAGCGCGCCGAGAATGTCGCGCGCTTTATCGACGTGAACGACAACCTCACGCTCGGCGAAGGGGTCGACCTCAGCGAGCAGTGGGCGCCGCTGGTCTACACAACGGGCGACCAGGACCTCTACAAGGAGCTCTACGGCGAGCCCCAACGCGAGGCGGTGCTGCGGTTCTTGGCGTTCGACCCACGGAATCCCAACTCGGTCTTCTCATGCGTCGCCGCCGCGCGGGAGAACGCCCGCAGCGTGCGTGAGTCGATCACCGTCGCGATGTGGGAGCAGGTCAACAAGTTCTACCTCATGGTGCAGTCGGCGCTGCAGAACAGCCGCTTCATCTCCGAGCCCAACCAATTCTGCGACATGGTCCGCCACGCCAGCCACACGCTGGTGGGCACCACCGACGCGACCATGTCTCACAACGAGGCGTGGCACTTTTCGCGTATCGGGCGGCTCCTTGAGCGTGCCGACAAGACTTCGCGGATCGTGGACGTGCAGTACTTCCACCTGCTGCCGGGCCTGGACGACGTCGGCTCGACGCTCGACGTGGTCCGCTGGTCGGCCCTGCTGAAGTCCGCGAGCGCTCTGACCATGTACCGCCGCGTCCACGGCCGGATCACTCCCGCGGAGGTGGCCGAGTTCCTGATCCTGGACCGCGACTTCCCCCGTTCGATGCGGTTCTGCCTGATGCGGGCCCAGGAATCGATCAGCGAGATCACCGGCAGTCGGCCGGGGACGTTCAGCTGCCGCTCGGAGAAACTCGCCGGTCGCCTGCGGTCGGAAATGGACTACACCGCGATCGACGACGTCGTCCGCGAAGGGATGCACGAGTACATCGACGCCTTCCAACGCCGGCTGAACGACATCGGCGACGCCCTCTTAAAGGACTTCTTCACGCTGGACACGGACGCAAAACCGCCGAAGCAGACGCAGTTTCAACGTATGCTGCACTGA
- a CDS encoding transglutaminase family protein — MSIRVALHHRTSYRYDRPISIGPQVIRLRPAPHSRTPIESYSMQVGPADHFVNWQQDPFGNYLARCVFNEQATELDITVDLTASLSAINPFDFFLEPNAEKTPFYYDEESQHNLKPYFATNEESPALMELLATIDRTPRKTIDFLVDINQLLQREIGYTIRLEPGVQTCEETLTKRTGSCRDSAWLMCQALRHLGFASRFVSGYLIQLTADQKSLDGPSGPEEDFTDLHAWTEVFLPGAGWVGLDPTSGLFAGEGHIPLACTPQPTSAAPISGGHEPCEVEFDFAMSVERVHEDPRVTKPYTEDEWIRIESLGHEIDRHLEAGDVRLTMGGEPTFVSIDDMDGEEWQTAAVGPNKRRLADNLLLRLKRRFGKGGLLHYGQGKWYPGEQLPRWALSCYWRADGQPIWENDELFAKDGVSYGHTADDARRFGKALAERLVVNPEHVIDGFEDAMYYAWRERRLPANVDVRDSKLDDKEERTRLARVFEQGLTSSVGVALPLQFAWWEFQPRWRSGKWIVRSEEMFLLPGDSPMGYRLPIQSLVYDDRPAHAKAFLEADPFDAERPLPMRERLRRAVPVPVGVAGGGYGYGGGGGDYGHHDFQFQGRHHDGNGANGAGHGYGDNGHGHDPSQPQHPLPEGSASRFDPYKADVNYNDPSNLIRTAMCIEPRGGTLHIFMPPIERLDVYLDLIAAVEETAEDLQLPVVLEGYLPPHDSRLKHIKATPDPGVIEVNVHPAHSWDELVEITTGVYDDARESRLGTEKFDLDGSHTGTGGGNHVVLGGSTPADSPWLRRPDLLKSFLGYWNNHPSLSYLFSGKFVGPTSQAPRVEEARADNLYELKIAFEQVRKGEHTPPWLVDRIFRHLLVDGTGNTHRAEFCIDKLFSPDTSSGRLGLLEFRAFEMPPHARMSLTQQLLLRALVARFWETPYEKPLVSWGTSLHDKWMLPHFIWQDFEDVIEATRAAGFPLERDWFAPHLEFRYPFIGQFTQRGVNVELRRAIEPWYVLGEEGAPGGTARYVDSSVERMQVKVNGMTDPRYVLTCNGRRVPLHPTGVQGEFVAGVRYRAWQPPSCLHPTIPVDGPLVFDLVDEWMDRSAGGCQYHVGHPGGLNPQTFPVNALEAETRRATRFLAFGHTAGKAMMRDDGPNPEFPLTLDLRRGKH; from the coding sequence ATGAGTATTCGTGTTGCGCTGCACCACCGGACCAGCTACCGGTACGACCGACCCATCAGCATCGGCCCGCAGGTGATCCGCCTGCGGCCGGCGCCCCACTCACGGACGCCGATCGAGAGCTACTCGATGCAGGTCGGGCCGGCCGACCACTTCGTCAACTGGCAGCAGGACCCGTTCGGCAACTACCTGGCGCGGTGCGTCTTCAACGAGCAGGCGACCGAGCTCGACATCACGGTCGACCTAACGGCGTCGCTGTCGGCAATTAATCCCTTCGACTTCTTCTTGGAACCCAACGCCGAGAAGACCCCCTTCTACTACGACGAAGAATCGCAGCACAACCTGAAGCCCTACTTCGCCACGAACGAAGAGAGCCCGGCGCTCATGGAGTTGCTGGCGACGATCGACCGCACGCCGCGGAAGACGATCGACTTCCTGGTCGATATCAACCAACTGCTGCAGCGCGAGATCGGCTACACAATCCGGCTCGAACCGGGCGTGCAGACCTGCGAAGAGACGCTCACCAAGCGCACCGGCTCGTGCCGCGATTCGGCGTGGCTGATGTGCCAAGCGCTACGGCATTTGGGTTTCGCGTCGCGCTTCGTGTCGGGCTACTTGATCCAGCTGACGGCCGACCAGAAGTCGCTCGACGGCCCGTCGGGCCCCGAAGAGGACTTCACCGACCTGCACGCCTGGACCGAGGTGTTCCTCCCCGGCGCGGGCTGGGTGGGCCTCGACCCCACGTCGGGCCTCTTCGCCGGCGAGGGTCACATCCCGCTGGCCTGCACGCCACAACCGACGTCCGCCGCGCCGATTAGCGGCGGCCACGAGCCGTGCGAGGTCGAGTTCGACTTCGCAATGTCGGTCGAGCGCGTCCACGAAGACCCGCGCGTCACCAAGCCGTACACCGAAGACGAGTGGATTCGGATCGAGTCGCTGGGTCACGAGATCGACCGTCATCTCGAAGCGGGCGACGTGCGCCTCACGATGGGCGGCGAGCCCACGTTCGTCTCGATCGACGACATGGACGGCGAAGAGTGGCAGACCGCCGCGGTCGGCCCGAACAAGCGCCGCCTCGCCGACAACCTGCTGCTGCGCCTGAAGCGGCGCTTCGGCAAGGGCGGACTGCTCCACTACGGGCAGGGCAAGTGGTACCCCGGCGAGCAACTGCCACGCTGGGCCCTGTCGTGCTACTGGCGCGCGGACGGGCAGCCGATCTGGGAGAACGACGAGCTGTTCGCCAAGGACGGCGTCTCGTACGGCCACACGGCCGACGACGCCCGCCGCTTCGGTAAGGCGCTCGCCGAGCGGCTGGTCGTGAACCCGGAGCACGTCATCGACGGCTTCGAGGACGCCATGTACTACGCATGGCGCGAGCGGCGGCTGCCGGCGAACGTCGATGTCCGCGACTCGAAGCTCGACGACAAAGAAGAACGCACCCGCCTGGCGCGGGTGTTCGAGCAAGGGCTGACGAGCTCGGTCGGCGTCGCCCTGCCGTTGCAGTTCGCTTGGTGGGAGTTCCAGCCGCGTTGGCGAAGCGGCAAGTGGATCGTGCGGTCGGAGGAGATGTTCCTGCTGCCGGGGGACTCACCGATGGGCTATCGATTGCCGATCCAATCGCTCGTCTACGACGACCGGCCGGCGCACGCCAAGGCGTTCCTCGAGGCCGACCCCTTCGACGCCGAGCGCCCGCTGCCGATGCGGGAGCGTCTGCGGCGCGCGGTGCCCGTGCCCGTCGGCGTCGCCGGCGGTGGCTACGGGTACGGCGGCGGTGGCGGAGACTACGGCCACCACGACTTCCAGTTCCAAGGACGCCACCATGACGGCAACGGCGCCAATGGCGCCGGCCACGGCTATGGCGACAACGGTCACGGCCACGATCCTTCGCAACCGCAACATCCCTTGCCGGAAGGAAGCGCTTCGCGGTTCGATCCCTACAAAGCCGACGTCAACTACAACGACCCGTCGAACCTGATCCGCACCGCGATGTGCATCGAGCCGCGCGGCGGCACGCTCCATATCTTCATGCCGCCGATCGAACGGCTGGACGTGTACCTCGACCTGATCGCCGCGGTGGAGGAGACCGCCGAGGACCTGCAACTGCCGGTCGTCCTTGAGGGCTACCTGCCCCCGCACGACAGCCGCCTCAAGCATATCAAGGCGACGCCAGACCCAGGAGTCATCGAGGTCAACGTCCACCCCGCCCACAGTTGGGACGAACTGGTGGAGATCACGACCGGCGTCTACGACGACGCCCGTGAGAGCCGCCTCGGGACGGAGAAGTTCGACCTCGATGGCTCCCACACCGGCACCGGTGGCGGCAACCACGTGGTGCTTGGCGGCTCGACGCCAGCGGACAGCCCCTGGCTGCGTCGCCCGGACCTCTTGAAGAGCTTCCTTGGCTACTGGAACAACCACCCGTCGCTGTCGTACCTGTTCAGCGGCAAGTTCGTTGGACCGACGAGCCAGGCGCCGCGCGTTGAAGAGGCGCGGGCCGACAACCTCTACGAACTCAAGATCGCCTTCGAGCAGGTCCGCAAGGGCGAGCACACGCCGCCGTGGTTGGTGGACCGGATTTTCCGTCACCTGCTTGTCGACGGCACCGGCAACACCCACCGCGCGGAGTTCTGCATCGACAAGCTGTTCTCCCCCGACACCTCGTCGGGCCGGCTCGGCCTGCTCGAGTTCCGCGCCTTCGAGATGCCGCCGCACGCGCGGATGAGCCTCACACAGCAACTGTTGCTGCGGGCGTTGGTCGCTCGGTTCTGGGAGACACCCTACGAAAAGCCGCTGGTTTCCTGGGGCACCTCGCTGCACGACAAGTGGATGCTGCCTCACTTCATTTGGCAGGACTTCGAGGACGTCATCGAAGCGACCCGCGCCGCGGGCTTCCCGCTGGAGCGTGATTGGTTTGCTCCGCACCTTGAGTTCCGCTACCCGTTCATCGGCCAGTTCACGCAGCGCGGCGTGAACGTCGAGCTGCGGCGGGCGATCGAGCCCTGGTACGTCCTCGGCGAGGAAGGCGCCCCGGGCGGCACCGCGCGGTACGTCGATTCATCGGTCGAACGCATGCAGGTGAAGGTCAATGGCATGACCGACCCGCGTTACGTGCTGACCTGCAACGGCCGCCGCGTGCCGCTCCACCCAACCGGCGTGCAGGGCGAGTTCGTCGCGGGCGTCCGCTACCGGGCGTGGCAGCCGCCGAGCTGCCTGCACCCGACGATCCCGGTAGACGGTCCGTTGGTGTTCGACCTCGTGGACGAGTGGATGGACCGCTCCGCCGGCGGTTGCCAGTACCACGTCGGCCATCCAGGCGGGCTTAACCCGCAAACTTTCCCTGTCAACGCCCTGGAGGCCGAGACCCGTCGGGCGACGCGATTCCTCGCTTTCGGTCATACGGCAGGTAAAGCTATGATGAGGGACGACGGTCCTAATCCCGAGTTCCCGCTCACGCTCGATCTCCGCCGCGGCAAGCATTGA